A window of the Acidimicrobiales bacterium genome harbors these coding sequences:
- the purM gene encoding phosphoribosylformylglycinamidine cyclo-ligase, translated as MTTEDAYAAAGVSFSAGDEAIEQIAEAVKETHTERVVAGVGSFGGVFDMANLGMDQPLLVSSTDTCGTKTVLAAELSMWDNIGADIVNHGVNDVLVQGARPLFMLDTISAGVLDPDIVGRVVRSMAAACKKNGCVLLGGETAEVPDLIVAGGVDVAGTMVGVVDRGELLPTNDIAAGDVLIGLESNGLHTNGYSLARRLGAVHGYDTPVPGSDVPLGEALLAPHRSYLEPLAKVLDAKIVKSLAHLTGGGFPDNIPRCLPKGLGATVDTSAWETPPLFAWLQEAGGLGLVEAHRIFNMGIGMVAIVAAEHVETFRSLVDEPTYVLGEVVDGEGVTLS; from the coding sequence ATGACCACAGAGGATGCCTACGCCGCCGCCGGCGTGAGTTTCAGCGCCGGCGACGAAGCCATCGAGCAGATCGCCGAGGCGGTCAAGGAAACCCACACCGAGCGCGTCGTCGCCGGGGTCGGGAGCTTCGGTGGTGTGTTCGACATGGCCAACCTGGGCATGGATCAGCCATTGCTGGTGAGCTCCACCGACACCTGCGGCACCAAGACCGTGCTCGCGGCCGAACTCAGCATGTGGGACAACATCGGCGCCGACATCGTGAACCACGGGGTCAACGACGTGTTGGTGCAGGGGGCCCGGCCGCTCTTCATGCTCGACACGATCTCGGCGGGAGTACTCGACCCCGACATCGTCGGCCGGGTCGTTCGTTCGATGGCGGCCGCCTGCAAGAAGAATGGTTGCGTCCTGCTGGGCGGGGAGACCGCCGAGGTCCCCGATCTCATCGTGGCCGGCGGTGTCGACGTCGCCGGCACCATGGTCGGTGTCGTCGATCGTGGCGAGCTCCTGCCGACCAACGACATCGCCGCCGGTGATGTGCTGATCGGGCTCGAGTCCAACGGCCTCCACACCAACGGCTACTCGCTCGCCCGCCGCCTCGGCGCCGTCCATGGCTACGACACGCCAGTGCCCGGGTCCGATGTTCCGCTCGGCGAAGCCCTGCTCGCCCCACATCGCAGCTACCTCGAACCGTTGGCGAAGGTGCTCGACGCCAAGATCGTCAAGTCGCTGGCCCACCTCACCGGCGGTGGGTTCCCCGACAACATTCCGCGCTGTTTGCCCAAGGGCCTCGGCGCCACGGTCGACACCTCCGCCTGGGAGACCCCGCCGCTGTTCGCCTGGCTGCAGGAAGCCGGTGGGCTCGGTCTGGTCGAAGCCCACCGGATCTTCAACATGGGGATCGGCATGGTCGCCATCGTCGCGGCCGAGCACGTCGAGACCTTCCGCTCGCTGGTCGACGAACCGACCTACGTCCTCGGCGAGGTCGTCGACGGCGAGGGCGTGACCCTCTCCTGA
- the purD gene encoding phosphoribosylamine--glycine ligase → MRVLLIGSGGREHAMANAILASPLLSELQVAPGNPGTEPHNVVLEVADHAQVVAHCRDAAVDLVVVGPEVPLVAGLADAVTDAGIACFGPSKVAAQLEGSKAFARAFAERHGIPGPAFERFTDADAAIAYLDVIGGPVVVKADGLAAGKGVIIPEGRTETEQAIREMLSGASMGDAGTAIVLEERMEGEELSLFGISSATQLDPLGGLTAQDHKRVGDGDTGPNTGGMGAFAPVPGVDPALVAELVDTFLVRASQGMAAEGTPYVGVIYAGIMLTPKGPRLVEYNCRFGDPETQVLLPLLDSDLLAVMAAAANGEAWTPLTVRPDTTAATVVVAANGYPADPVKGVPIPDVIDLDQVDVRVLHAGTTRTADGHLVSSGGRVLNVVGVGADLDQALRKAYTVVDDVTSNTELFARSDIGWRHATGERAGSLR, encoded by the coding sequence ATGCGGGTCCTGCTCATCGGATCCGGCGGTCGTGAACACGCCATGGCAAACGCCATCCTGGCCTCACCGCTGCTGAGCGAACTCCAGGTGGCGCCGGGCAATCCGGGCACCGAACCTCACAACGTGGTGCTCGAGGTCGCCGACCACGCCCAGGTGGTGGCGCACTGCCGCGACGCCGCCGTCGACCTCGTCGTCGTCGGACCCGAAGTTCCGCTCGTGGCCGGTCTGGCCGACGCAGTCACCGACGCCGGGATCGCCTGCTTCGGACCCAGCAAAGTCGCCGCACAACTCGAAGGGTCGAAGGCATTCGCCCGGGCCTTCGCCGAACGTCACGGCATCCCCGGCCCGGCCTTCGAGCGCTTCACCGATGCGGACGCGGCGATCGCCTACCTCGATGTGATCGGCGGACCGGTCGTGGTGAAGGCCGACGGTCTGGCCGCCGGCAAAGGTGTCATCATCCCCGAGGGCCGCACCGAGACCGAGCAGGCAATTCGAGAGATGCTGAGCGGAGCCTCGATGGGCGACGCGGGCACGGCCATCGTGCTCGAGGAGCGGATGGAGGGCGAGGAGCTCTCCCTCTTCGGGATCTCGAGCGCCACCCAACTCGATCCGCTCGGCGGCCTCACCGCACAGGACCACAAGCGAGTGGGCGACGGCGACACCGGGCCCAACACCGGTGGCATGGGCGCCTTCGCTCCGGTCCCGGGTGTCGATCCGGCGCTGGTCGCCGAGCTGGTCGACACCTTCCTCGTCCGAGCATCGCAGGGTATGGCCGCCGAGGGCACGCCCTATGTCGGGGTCATCTATGCCGGCATCATGCTCACACCCAAGGGCCCCCGCCTCGTCGAGTACAACTGCCGCTTCGGTGATCCCGAGACCCAGGTCCTGCTCCCGCTGCTCGACAGCGACCTGCTCGCCGTCATGGCAGCCGCCGCCAACGGCGAAGCGTGGACTCCTCTCACCGTGCGCCCCGACACCACAGCCGCCACGGTGGTGGTCGCCGCCAACGGCTATCCAGCCGACCCGGTCAAGGGTGTGCCCATCCCCGATGTGATCGACCTCGATCAGGTCGACGTGCGCGTGCTCCACGCCGGCACCACCCGCACCGCCGACGGCCATCTCGTGTCGTCCGGCGGCCGAGTCCTCAATGTGGTCGGCGTCGGTGCCGACCTCGACCAAGCCCTGCGAAAGGCCTACACCGTGGTCGACGACGTCACCAGCAACACCGAGCTCTTTGCTCGGTCCGACATCGGTTGGCGTCATGCCACCGGCGAACGGGCCGGGTCACTGCGATGA
- the purF gene encoding amidophosphoribosyltransferase, with the protein MSSAFHPDDMPKEECGVIGISSSGHDAARQAFFGLYALQHRGQEAAGIAVADGRAVRVHKGQGLVNQVFNPDVLRPLTGGMAIGHTRYSTTGANSDRNVQPYVIETMHGPLGVAHNGNLVNTDQLRQKLLERGAGLQSSSDSEVIALMLAASEGSTWEERLVNVMPQWQGAYSLVIIAGTKVVACRDPWGFRPLSIGKLASGGHVVASETGALETLGCKAIREIEPGEVVMLQGDLARSTHALPAEPQQARCTFEHIYFSRPDAFWDGMNVHQARQRLGEELAREHPVEADVVIPVPDSSMPAAIGYAAVSGITYNEGFVKNRYIGRTFIEPTDELRKQGVALKFNTLEENIRGKRVIVIDDSIVRGTTSGPLVKLVRDAGATEVHMRVTCPPIAHPCFFGVDMGTYEELIAHQLGVPEICDHIGADSLGFLSVERMMKALGKDDGYCNACFTGHYPIPVQLSLASSKARFDGVFG; encoded by the coding sequence ATGAGTAGCGCCTTTCACCCCGACGACATGCCCAAGGAGGAATGCGGGGTGATCGGCATCTCGAGTTCGGGGCACGACGCCGCCCGGCAAGCATTCTTCGGCCTGTACGCCCTGCAGCACCGAGGTCAGGAAGCGGCCGGCATCGCCGTTGCCGACGGCAGGGCGGTGCGGGTGCACAAGGGGCAGGGGCTGGTCAACCAGGTCTTCAACCCCGACGTGCTTCGCCCGCTCACCGGTGGGATGGCGATCGGGCACACCCGGTACTCCACCACGGGCGCCAACTCCGATCGCAACGTCCAGCCCTACGTGATCGAGACCATGCACGGGCCGCTCGGTGTGGCCCACAACGGCAACCTCGTCAACACCGACCAGCTCCGTCAGAAGCTGCTCGAGCGAGGGGCCGGTCTCCAGTCGTCGTCGGATTCCGAAGTCATCGCGCTGATGCTTGCAGCGTCTGAGGGATCGACCTGGGAAGAGCGCCTCGTCAACGTCATGCCGCAGTGGCAGGGCGCCTACTCGCTGGTGATCATCGCCGGCACGAAGGTGGTGGCCTGCCGAGATCCATGGGGCTTCCGACCGCTCTCGATCGGCAAGCTGGCCTCTGGCGGCCACGTCGTTGCGTCGGAGACCGGCGCCCTCGAAACCCTCGGCTGCAAGGCGATCCGCGAGATCGAGCCGGGCGAGGTCGTGATGCTGCAAGGGGATCTGGCCCGCTCCACGCATGCCCTGCCGGCCGAGCCGCAGCAGGCGCGCTGCACGTTCGAGCACATCTACTTCTCCCGCCCGGATGCGTTCTGGGACGGCATGAACGTGCACCAGGCCCGGCAGCGCCTCGGCGAGGAGCTGGCCCGTGAGCATCCGGTCGAGGCCGACGTCGTGATCCCGGTTCCCGATTCCTCGATGCCTGCTGCCATCGGGTACGCCGCCGTCTCCGGCATCACCTACAACGAGGGGTTCGTGAAGAACCGCTACATCGGTCGCACGTTCATCGAGCCCACCGACGAATTGCGCAAGCAAGGTGTGGCCCTCAAGTTCAACACGCTCGAGGAGAACATCCGGGGCAAGCGGGTGATCGTGATCGACGACTCGATCGTTCGTGGCACTACCTCGGGTCCGTTGGTGAAGCTGGTGCGCGACGCCGGGGCCACCGAAGTGCACATGCGGGTCACCTGCCCGCCCATCGCCCACCCGTGCTTCTTCGGGGTCGACATGGGCACGTACGAAGAACTCATCGCCCACCAGCTCGGTGTTCCCGAGATCTGCGACCACATCGGTGCCGACAGCCTCGGCTTCTTGTCGGTCGAGCGCATGATGAAGGCGCTGGGCAAGGACGACGGCTACTGCAACGCCTGTTTCACCGGTCACTACCCGATTCCGGTCCAGCTGTCGCTGGCCAGCTCGAAGGCCCGTTTCGACGGAGTGTTCGGCTGA
- a CDS encoding phosphoribosylaminoimidazolesuccinocarboxamide synthase, with protein MGVLSDLTLDLPGHRSGKVRETWQLPGSEPRRLLVTTDRLSAFDRVIGLVPHKGQVLNQLAAWWFEQTSDIVANHVVSMPDPNVLIALDATPLPVEVVVRARLTGSTSTAVLPRYLAGERVLYGYTLPDGLTPHGPLPEPIVTPTTKAADGEHDEPITVAEVAEQGLVEPALWKRIQQVALDLFARGAAIADAAGFVLADTKYEFGLGPDGELLLIDEMHTPDSSRYWAKDTLDERLANGQAPDGYDKEPVRLALKAAGYHGDGQPPELPPEVWEQTSARYVELYERLTGRTFVPGAQPAQQRILANLSELVSHE; from the coding sequence GTGGGCGTTCTCTCCGACCTGACCCTGGACCTTCCCGGCCACCGCTCCGGCAAGGTCCGTGAGACCTGGCAACTGCCCGGCAGCGAACCCCGCCGGCTCCTGGTCACCACCGATCGGTTGAGCGCATTCGACCGCGTGATCGGTCTGGTGCCGCACAAGGGGCAGGTGCTCAACCAGCTTGCGGCCTGGTGGTTCGAGCAAACATCCGACATCGTCGCCAACCATGTCGTGTCGATGCCCGACCCCAACGTGCTGATCGCCCTCGACGCCACCCCGCTGCCGGTCGAGGTCGTCGTGCGGGCCCGTCTCACCGGCTCGACCTCCACGGCCGTGCTGCCTCGCTACCTGGCGGGGGAGCGGGTGCTCTACGGCTACACCCTGCCCGACGGTCTCACCCCGCACGGCCCCCTGCCCGAACCGATCGTCACCCCCACCACCAAGGCCGCCGACGGCGAGCACGACGAACCGATCACCGTGGCCGAGGTCGCCGAACAGGGCCTCGTCGAGCCGGCGCTGTGGAAGCGGATCCAGCAGGTTGCCCTCGACCTCTTCGCTCGGGGTGCGGCCATCGCCGATGCGGCCGGGTTCGTGCTCGCCGACACCAAATACGAGTTCGGCCTCGGTCCCGACGGTGAGCTCCTCCTGATCGACGAGATGCACACCCCAGACTCGTCGCGCTACTGGGCGAAGGACACGCTCGACGAGCGCCTCGCCAACGGGCAGGCGCCCGACGGCTACGACAAGGAGCCCGTCCGGCTCGCCCTCAAAGCGGCCGGCTACCACGGCGACGGCCAGCCACCCGAGCTGCCACCCGAGGTCTGGGAACAGACCTCGGCCCGCTACGTCGAACTCTACGAACGCCTCACCGGTCGCACGTTCGTGCCCGGAGCCCAACCAGCCCAACAGCGGATCCTCGCCAACCTCTCGGAGCTCGTATCCCATGAGTAG
- a CDS encoding 5-(carboxyamino)imidazole ribonucleotide synthase codes for MTTIGVLGGGQLGRMLAMAAARLGHRVVVLDPDPEAPAAQVANRHLCAAYDDAAALDELATACDVVTYEFENVPEVAVHALDQRVAVHPNAHALATAQDRLVEKTFLVELGIGTAPFRAVDHQQQLDDAVADLGGRAVLKTRRFGYDGKGQLRVEPGNDHSTAFADLGGVPLIAEGFVDFECEISAIAARSIDGEVRCYDPVRNVHRNGILHTSTVPAAIDEATAEAARKAATALANALDYVGVLGLELFVLADGSVVANEFAPRVHNSGHWTEAACAVSQFEQHIRAVTGQPLGATGRLRDAVMTNLIGHDVDRVPDLLTRPDTVVHLYGKREVRAGRKMGHVTELLPSNGVDEPRI; via the coding sequence GTGACCACGATCGGTGTGCTCGGGGGCGGTCAGCTCGGTCGCATGCTGGCGATGGCTGCCGCCCGACTCGGGCACCGAGTCGTCGTCCTCGACCCCGACCCCGAGGCTCCCGCCGCCCAGGTCGCCAACCGGCACCTGTGTGCTGCCTACGACGACGCCGCTGCGCTCGATGAGCTCGCAACGGCCTGCGATGTCGTCACCTATGAATTCGAGAACGTGCCGGAGGTCGCGGTTCACGCACTCGACCAGCGAGTTGCGGTGCATCCCAACGCCCACGCGCTGGCGACTGCGCAGGATCGACTGGTCGAGAAGACCTTCCTGGTCGAACTCGGCATCGGCACGGCGCCATTTCGTGCGGTCGACCATCAGCAGCAGTTGGACGACGCGGTGGCCGACCTCGGCGGCCGAGCCGTCCTCAAGACCCGTCGCTTCGGCTACGACGGCAAGGGGCAGCTCCGGGTCGAGCCGGGGAACGACCACTCGACGGCGTTCGCCGATCTCGGGGGTGTTCCGTTGATCGCCGAGGGGTTCGTCGACTTCGAGTGCGAGATCTCGGCGATCGCCGCCCGCTCGATCGACGGCGAGGTGCGGTGCTACGACCCGGTCCGCAACGTGCATCGCAACGGCATCCTCCACACGTCCACTGTCCCTGCCGCCATCGACGAGGCCACCGCCGAGGCAGCACGCAAAGCCGCCACAGCGCTCGCCAATGCCCTCGACTACGTCGGTGTGCTGGGTCTCGAACTCTTCGTCCTCGCCGACGGATCGGTCGTGGCCAACGAGTTCGCGCCACGGGTCCACAACTCCGGCCACTGGACCGAGGCGGCCTGCGCCGTGTCGCAGTTCGAGCAGCACATACGGGCCGTGACCGGGCAGCCACTCGGAGCCACCGGTCGACTGCGCGATGCCGTGATGACCAACCTCATCGGTCACGACGTCGACCGGGTGCCCGACCTGTTGACCAGGCCTGACACCGTCGTCCATCTCTACGGCAAGCGGGAGGTGCGAGCCGGTCGGAAGATGGGACACGTCACCGAATTGCTCCCTTCCAACGGCGTCGACGAACCCAGAATCTGA
- the purE gene encoding 5-(carboxyamino)imidazole ribonucleotide mutase — translation MTEQTTTHRPLRVAVVMGSQSDWATMRNAVETLDALGVDNEARIISAHRTPDRMFEFARGARDEGFAVIIAGAGGAAHLPGMVAALTSLPVFGVPVESKALSGQDSLLSIVQMPAGIPVGTLAIGRSGAVNAALLAGAVVALHDPGVAERLETWRANQTAAVGFAPIDDTPPAEGIPNS, via the coding sequence ATGACCGAGCAGACAACGACCCATCGCCCCCTGCGGGTGGCCGTCGTCATGGGAAGCCAGTCCGACTGGGCGACCATGCGCAACGCCGTCGAGACACTCGACGCACTGGGCGTCGACAACGAGGCCCGCATCATCTCGGCCCATCGCACCCCCGACCGCATGTTCGAGTTCGCCCGGGGCGCTCGCGACGAGGGGTTCGCCGTCATCATCGCCGGCGCCGGTGGCGCCGCCCACCTGCCGGGGATGGTCGCCGCCCTCACCTCGCTCCCGGTGTTCGGCGTGCCGGTCGAGTCCAAGGCGCTGTCGGGCCAGGACTCGCTGCTCTCGATCGTGCAGATGCCGGCCGGGATCCCCGTCGGCACGCTCGCCATCGGCCGCAGCGGTGCCGTCAATGCGGCGTTGCTCGCCGGTGCCGTCGTGGCCCTCCATGATCCCGGAGTCGCCGAGCGACTCGAGACCTGGCGGGCCAACCAGACCGCCGCCGTGGGTTTCGCTCCGATCGACGACACGCCTCCGGCCGAGGGCATCCCCAACTCGTGA
- a CDS encoding phosphoribosylformylglycinamidine synthase subunit PurQ: MTKPRVLIPVALGTNRDHDLALAFEAAGAEATSVPLTALRSGEVALTDFQMLGVPGGFSYGDALGAGRLLGLDLGSWFADQLAEAVAREMPIIGVCNGFQALVSAGLLPGAPAKAVLTENQSHVFECRWVMLQPGLASNSVWTNGLTEPLRCPVAHAEGRFVADDLAALEAAGQVALRYANPDGTLADTAYPANPNGSAGDVAGISDATGLVLGLMPHPEDHILDRHDPLRGRAGSDAGRCLPLFEAGVAAVKG; encoded by the coding sequence ATGACCAAGCCCCGAGTCCTCATTCCCGTGGCCCTTGGCACCAACCGGGACCACGACCTCGCCCTCGCCTTCGAGGCCGCCGGTGCCGAGGCCACCTCGGTGCCACTCACCGCCCTGCGATCCGGCGAGGTCGCGCTGACCGACTTCCAGATGCTCGGCGTGCCCGGTGGCTTCAGCTATGGCGACGCCCTCGGCGCCGGTCGCCTGCTCGGTCTCGACCTCGGCAGCTGGTTCGCCGATCAACTCGCCGAGGCCGTCGCTCGTGAGATGCCGATCATCGGGGTCTGCAATGGTTTCCAGGCGCTGGTGAGCGCCGGTCTGTTGCCGGGCGCTCCGGCGAAGGCAGTGCTCACCGAGAACCAGTCGCACGTCTTCGAGTGCCGCTGGGTCATGCTCCAGCCCGGTCTCGCCAGCAACTCGGTGTGGACCAACGGACTCACCGAACCCCTTCGCTGCCCGGTGGCCCATGCCGAGGGGCGGTTCGTCGCCGACGATCTCGCCGCCCTCGAGGCCGCGGGTCAGGTGGCGCTGCGCTACGCGAACCCCGACGGCACCCTCGCCGACACCGCTTATCCCGCCAACCCGAACGGATCGGCCGGCGATGTCGCCGGCATCAGCGATGCCACCGGCCTGGTGCTCGGCCTGATGCCGCACCCCGAAGACCACATCCTCGATCGCCACGATCCGCTGCGGGGGCGGGCCGGGAGCGACGCCGGGCGTTGTCTCCCGCTGTTCGAAGCCGGCGTCGCCGCGGTGAAGGGATGA
- the purL gene encoding phosphoribosylformylglycinamidine synthase subunit PurL: MGSNVETAGSGSARDGVAEHVVVVGPGVVDAGPDGPLARARLFHLPVRSIERFDLAHIRGELSNEQLNLLAERLLVEPVGQWCVIASSDDNADLNTTLTQGDDHRLVIETGLRPGVTDREGAELVRSANQLGLAVEAATMASRWVVDADLDDAQIGELARRVLHNDVIERWAIGSLPAAFTDTSAQAPDTTTVAIRGLDADGLAGVNQQRRLGLDPEEMIVIRDHFESLDRDPSDAELETLAQTWSEHCAHKTFRGLIHLDTGEVIDSLMKTYLRSATDTIAAPWVRSAFVDNAGIVAFEDGWDVAIKAETHNHPSAIEPFGGSNTGVGGVVRDILGVSAKPIAVTDILCFGPQDTDPDTLPDGVLHPQRIRAGVIAGVGDYGNKIGVPNIAGAIVHDPSYTTTPLVFAGCLGLLPHGSNPTNAQAGDSVVVLGGAVGRDGVGGATFSSQTMGVETAAVAGSSVQIGDPIVEKGLIDVIVAARGAGLYSAVTDCGAGGLSSAVGEMAEVLGARVDLALVPRKYPGLAPWEVWLSEAQERMVVATADPAPILALAERWGVGAATIGTFTGDGRLVVVDGDADVIDLDCGFLHDGRPQRSMQAIAVDTSRTARQPLPDGADAHELLLGLLAHPSIRSNESVIRTYDHEVLGGTLVRPYGGPHGDGPGDGTVMVPPGTSGTRGVVLGIGVNAVIGRHDPEAMAWSVIDEAVRNAVVAGADPDELSLLDNFGWGNPTDPATLGGLVAACKGCHDAAIAFGAPFVSGKDSLYNVYVPEGGEPDPVTPTLVITAMGLVHNLDVVPLTGVVAPDDEVWLVGPDAGALGGSHLDQVIGTDLGGPVPAIDPSAIERHRSLASAIGAGLVRSAHDLAEGGLAVAAAEWAFAGRLGITLDAVDHTSPEILFGEGPGRYLVEIAAADADTFASLVPSARRVGRVTNEPRVEIGELTWTLADIEAAYVHDQHATTGSNR; encoded by the coding sequence GTGGGCAGCAACGTCGAAACTGCAGGGTCCGGATCCGCTCGCGACGGGGTCGCTGAGCACGTCGTCGTCGTGGGGCCGGGCGTGGTCGATGCCGGGCCCGACGGTCCACTGGCTCGAGCCCGCCTCTTCCACCTCCCGGTGCGCAGCATCGAGCGTTTCGACCTGGCCCACATTCGGGGCGAGCTTTCGAACGAACAGCTGAACCTGCTGGCCGAACGTCTCCTCGTCGAGCCGGTCGGTCAGTGGTGCGTGATCGCCTCGAGCGATGACAACGCCGATCTCAACACCACGCTCACCCAGGGTGACGACCACCGTCTCGTGATCGAAACCGGCCTGCGCCCCGGTGTCACCGACCGAGAAGGCGCCGAGCTGGTTCGCAGTGCCAACCAACTCGGCCTCGCCGTCGAGGCCGCCACCATGGCCAGCCGGTGGGTCGTCGACGCCGATCTCGATGACGCCCAGATCGGCGAACTGGCTCGCCGGGTGCTCCACAATGACGTCATCGAACGGTGGGCCATCGGCTCGCTGCCGGCGGCATTCACCGATACGTCCGCCCAGGCGCCCGACACCACCACGGTGGCCATTCGCGGGCTCGACGCCGACGGTCTGGCCGGTGTGAACCAGCAGCGTCGCCTTGGGCTCGACCCCGAAGAGATGATCGTCATCCGCGACCACTTCGAGTCGCTCGACCGCGATCCCTCCGACGCCGAGCTCGAGACCCTCGCCCAGACCTGGTCGGAACACTGTGCGCACAAGACCTTCCGTGGTCTGATCCACCTCGACACGGGCGAAGTCATCGACTCGCTGATGAAGACCTACCTTCGCTCGGCCACCGACACCATCGCAGCGCCGTGGGTGCGGTCCGCCTTCGTCGACAATGCGGGCATCGTGGCCTTCGAGGACGGGTGGGACGTCGCCATCAAGGCCGAGACCCACAATCACCCCTCTGCGATCGAACCGTTCGGTGGTTCCAACACCGGCGTGGGTGGTGTGGTGCGAGACATCCTCGGTGTGTCCGCCAAACCGATCGCCGTCACCGACATCTTGTGCTTCGGCCCCCAGGACACCGATCCCGACACCCTGCCCGACGGGGTGCTGCATCCCCAGCGAATCCGGGCCGGCGTGATTGCCGGCGTCGGCGACTACGGCAACAAGATCGGCGTCCCGAACATCGCCGGTGCGATCGTGCACGACCCGTCGTACACCACCACGCCCTTGGTCTTCGCCGGCTGCCTCGGTCTGTTGCCGCACGGCTCGAATCCGACGAACGCCCAGGCCGGTGACTCGGTCGTGGTCCTCGGTGGCGCCGTGGGGCGCGATGGCGTCGGCGGTGCCACGTTCTCCTCGCAGACCATGGGCGTCGAGACCGCAGCGGTTGCCGGGTCGTCGGTGCAGATCGGCGACCCGATCGTCGAGAAGGGTTTGATCGACGTCATCGTCGCCGCTCGCGGCGCGGGGCTGTATTCCGCCGTCACCGACTGCGGCGCCGGCGGCCTGTCATCGGCCGTGGGTGAGATGGCCGAGGTGCTCGGGGCTCGAGTCGATCTCGCTCTCGTGCCCCGCAAGTACCCGGGTCTCGCCCCGTGGGAGGTCTGGCTGTCCGAGGCGCAGGAGCGCATGGTCGTCGCCACCGCCGATCCTGCCCCGATCCTGGCGTTGGCCGAGCGTTGGGGTGTCGGTGCCGCAACGATCGGCACGTTCACCGGCGACGGCCGGCTGGTGGTCGTCGACGGAGACGCCGATGTGATCGACCTCGACTGCGGCTTCCTGCACGACGGTCGTCCGCAGCGTTCGATGCAGGCCATCGCCGTCGACACCTCCCGCACCGCACGTCAGCCGTTGCCCGATGGCGCCGACGCTCACGAGCTGTTGCTGGGCCTGCTCGCTCACCCGTCGATCCGCTCCAACGAGTCGGTGATCCGCACCTACGACCACGAGGTGCTTGGCGGCACCCTGGTGCGCCCCTACGGCGGTCCGCACGGCGACGGGCCGGGCGACGGCACGGTGATGGTGCCGCCCGGCACTTCCGGCACCCGCGGGGTGGTGCTCGGCATCGGCGTCAACGCCGTCATCGGTCGTCACGACCCCGAGGCCATGGCCTGGTCGGTCATCGACGAAGCCGTCCGCAACGCCGTCGTCGCCGGCGCCGACCCCGACGAGCTGTCGCTGCTCGACAACTTCGGTTGGGGCAACCCCACCGACCCGGCCACCCTCGGCGGACTCGTCGCCGCCTGCAAGGGGTGCCACGACGCCGCCATCGCCTTCGGTGCGCCGTTCGTGTCGGGCAAGGATTCGCTCTACAACGTCTACGTTCCCGAGGGCGGCGAGCCCGACCCCGTCACCCCCACACTCGTCATCACGGCCATGGGGCTGGTGCATAACCTCGACGTCGTGCCGCTCACCGGGGTGGTGGCTCCCGATGACGAGGTATGGCTCGTCGGTCCCGACGCCGGGGCCCTCGGTGGGTCGCATCTCGATCAGGTGATCGGCACCGATCTCGGCGGCCCGGTTCCCGCCATCGACCCGAGCGCGATCGAGCGACATCGGTCGCTGGCCTCGGCCATCGGTGCCGGACTCGTCCGCAGCGCTCACGATCTGGCCGAGGGAGGACTCGCCGTCGCCGCCGCCGAATGGGCCTTCGCCGGTCGCCTCGGCATCACGCTCGACGCCGTCGACCACACCTCACCCGAGATCCTCTTCGGTGAGGGACCGGGCCGCTACCTGGTCGAGATCGCAGCCGCCGACGCCGACACGTTCGCGTCGTTGGTGCCATCGGCCAGGCGCGTCGGGCGGGTCACCAACGAGCCCCGCGTCGAGATCGGCGAACTCACCTGGACGCTCGCCGACATCGAAGCGGCCTACGTCCACGACCAGCACGCCACCACCGGGAGCAACCGATGA